One stretch of Methanobrevibacter sp. DNA includes these proteins:
- the cobQ gene encoding cobyric acid synthase CobQ, with the protein MTNCIMVQGTSSNAGKSMLVAALCRIYKNRGYKVAPFKSQNMSLNSYTTKENGEIGIAQMLQAEASMVEPSIHMNPVLLKPKGDFTSNVIIQGKSIGDMNFYDYQHKYHDTALEAIKKSFNILKEEYDVIIIEGAGSPAEINMRDQDIANMEIAHLADANVILIADIEMGGVFAAIAGTYVLLDDYDRSRLKATVINKFRGNLDILKPGLDRIEEITGEPVLGVLPYDPTLKLPEEDSASLTTHNFAEDKDITIGVIRLPKIANFTDIDPFEYEEDVSLKMIGINDDIGDVDAILIPGTRNSTEDMFALRESGLADKIIKKSEEIPIVGICGGLQILGNIIYDEDKRESKHGTMNGLGILDIESQFSRAGKIVTQSEATIPDNLDGLAGEIFKNIVGEIITGYEIHEGTTNLINSKPLLNIKKGQGNNDDGMIDGASNGNVFATYFHGIFHNYNFRREFLNYIRVKKGLEAKYCEDPYETQKDYSLNRLAEIVEENLDMDIIDKLLFKKE; encoded by the coding sequence ATGACAAATTGTATCATGGTTCAAGGAACTTCATCAAATGCTGGAAAAAGTATGCTCGTAGCCGCCTTATGCAGAATATATAAAAACAGAGGATATAAAGTAGCACCTTTCAAATCCCAAAACATGTCTTTAAACTCATATACAACAAAAGAAAATGGGGAAATTGGAATAGCACAAATGCTACAGGCCGAAGCATCAATGGTTGAACCAAGTATACACATGAATCCCGTTTTGCTCAAACCAAAAGGAGATTTTACATCTAACGTAATCATCCAAGGAAAATCAATTGGAGATATGAACTTTTATGATTACCAGCATAAATACCATGATACAGCATTAGAAGCTATTAAAAAAAGTTTCAATATCTTAAAAGAAGAATATGATGTAATTATCATTGAAGGAGCAGGTTCTCCTGCAGAAATTAATATGCGTGACCAGGATATCGCAAATATGGAAATCGCACATCTTGCAGATGCAAATGTTATATTAATAGCAGATATTGAAATGGGCGGTGTTTTTGCAGCAATTGCAGGAACTTACGTATTACTTGATGATTATGACAGATCCAGATTAAAGGCCACTGTAATCAATAAATTCAGAGGTAATTTAGATATATTAAAACCTGGTCTTGATAGAATCGAAGAAATTACTGGTGAACCTGTTTTAGGAGTTTTACCATATGATCCAACTTTAAAGCTTCCTGAAGAAGATTCTGCATCATTAACTACACACAACTTTGCAGAAGACAAAGACATAACAATTGGAGTAATCAGACTTCCCAAAATAGCTAACTTTACAGACATTGATCCATTCGAATATGAAGAAGATGTTTCACTTAAAATGATTGGTATCAATGATGATATTGGAGATGTTGATGCTATTTTAATTCCAGGAACCCGTAATTCAACTGAAGATATGTTTGCTCTTCGTGAAAGTGGTCTTGCAGATAAAATCATCAAAAAATCAGAAGAAATACCAATTGTTGGAATCTGCGGAGGATTACAAATTCTCGGAAACATTATTTACGATGAAGACAAACGTGAATCCAAACACGGAACAATGAACGGACTTGGCATTTTGGACATCGAATCCCAATTTTCAAGGGCTGGAAAGATTGTAACTCAATCAGAGGCAACAATTCCAGACAATCTTGATGGCCTTGCAGGTGAAATATTCAAAAACATTGTTGGTGAAATAATTACAGGTTATGAAATTCATGAAGGTACCACTAATCTAATAAACTCAAAACCATTATTAAATATTAAAAAAGGACAGGGAAATAACGATGATGGTATGATTGATGGTGCATCCAATGGAAATGTGTTTGCAACTTATTTCCATGGAATATTCCATAACTATAACTTCAGAAGAGAATTTTTAAATTATATTAGAGTTAAAAAAGGCCTTGAAGCAAAATATTGTGAAGATCCTTACGAAACTCAAAAAGATTATTCCTTAAACAGATTAGCTGAAATTGTTGAGGAAAATCTAGATATGGACATTATTGATAAATTATTATTCAAAAAAGAATAA
- a CDS encoding nuclease, which translates to MSDGNKVYNLLITKGEYDPTEQYEFYKGRINEEEDFLYKEYNTLEHELTDELFEKIDVIVLLFGLYKYDKELFDELMAKSKELDIPLLSIRCYGMEAILKELEEKADAVVGWNPHCIINAIETLTDRENWVKPCDIAEDE; encoded by the coding sequence TTGTCAGATGGAAACAAAGTTTATAATTTGCTTATAACTAAGGGAGAATACGATCCCACTGAACAATATGAGTTTTATAAGGGAAGAATCAATGAGGAAGAAGATTTTTTATATAAAGAATATAATACTTTAGAACATGAATTAACTGATGAATTATTTGAAAAGATTGATGTAATTGTATTATTATTTGGTCTTTATAAATATGATAAAGAGTTATTCGATGAGTTAATGGCTAAATCAAAAGAATTGGATATTCCTTTACTTTCAATACGTTGTTATGGTATGGAAGCTATCTTAAAAGAATTGGAGGAAAAAGCTGATGCGGTGGTCGGATGGAATCCTCATTGTATCATAAATGCAATTGAAACTCTTACAGATAGGGAAAACTGGGTAAAACCATGTGATATTGCGGAAGATGAGTAA
- a CDS encoding DUF2099 family protein, which translates to MVEDRHVIEALGKVRVVIENGEITEVGSSEVKYCPMFHAMHGVEELNEEFIRKNINFRIKDFGMCTPQRIIEMDDAITVGISEILKSNMELGNIDCVVGACDGAGTLIMTNPRVVQGVGARVSGLVSTTPIPEVIEKLQQKDSVILNPETAELNQLEGLKLALDKGYKNIAITILPSYMVEEIRNYPIDDDVNVYILVAHTTGTAPEDVKMIFNNADIVTACASKHVAEYTDKYQPYYYGSKVPIFCASEEGHKLLDNRLKKIGKPLSNNNYPRNKSDIPHKLI; encoded by the coding sequence ATGGTTGAAGACAGACATGTAATTGAAGCACTTGGAAAAGTTCGTGTAGTAATAGAAAATGGTGAAATAACAGAAGTTGGATCATCTGAAGTTAAATACTGTCCGATGTTTCATGCAATGCATGGAGTGGAAGAATTAAACGAAGAATTCATACGTAAAAACATTAATTTCAGAATCAAGGACTTTGGAATGTGCACTCCACAAAGAATAATTGAAATGGATGATGCAATTACTGTGGGTATATCTGAAATTTTAAAATCCAACATGGAACTTGGAAACATTGATTGTGTTGTAGGTGCCTGTGATGGTGCTGGGACTTTGATTATGACAAATCCACGTGTCGTACAGGGTGTTGGTGCAAGAGTGTCTGGTCTTGTAAGTACCACTCCGATTCCTGAAGTAATTGAAAAACTTCAACAAAAGGATAGTGTGATTTTAAACCCCGAAACTGCAGAATTAAATCAATTGGAAGGGTTAAAATTAGCATTGGACAAGGGATATAAGAATATTGCAATAACAATACTTCCTTCATATATGGTTGAAGAAATTAGAAATTATCCAATTGATGATGATGTGAATGTCTATATTTTAGTGGCACATACAACAGGAACTGCTCCTGAAGATGTTAAAATGATATTTAATAATGCAGATATTGTGACTGCCTGTGCATCAAAACATGTTGCTGAATATACTGATAAATACCAGCCTTATTATTATGGATCAAAGGTTCCAATATTCTGTGCTAGTGAAGAAGGACATAAATTATTGGACAATAGACTTAAAAAGATAGGTAAACCATTGTCTAATAATAATTATCCAAGAAATAAAAGCGATATTCCTCATAAATTAATTTAA